One window from the genome of Halonatronomonas betaini encodes:
- the tsf gene encoding translation elongation factor Ts, which yields MAFGMSEIKELRERTGAGVLDCKNALTENDGNIEDAVDYLREKGMAAAAKRAGKVAAEGMVNTVISRDGNEGIIVEVNSETDFVARNDNFKELVAKISQHLLNSDVENVDEALEESWFEDDSKTLEVIIKEATANIGEKIELRRFSRFKTDGMLHSYIHMGGKIGVMVELSGDADTETANNIAMQIAASSPEYISPEEVTEEDIAREKKVYREQMLNEGKPEHIIDNIVEGKINKFYNQVCLNNQEYIRDTDISVEEYLDEKGVTVEDFVRYEVGEGIEKEEEDFAAEVQAELNKN from the coding sequence ATGGCATTTGGAATGAGTGAAATTAAAGAATTAAGAGAAAGAACTGGTGCAGGTGTTCTTGATTGCAAGAATGCTCTAACCGAGAATGATGGTAATATTGAGGATGCAGTTGATTATTTAAGAGAAAAGGGAATGGCTGCAGCTGCAAAAAGAGCTGGCAAGGTTGCTGCTGAAGGTATGGTTAATACTGTTATCAGCAGAGATGGCAATGAAGGTATTATTGTTGAAGTTAACTCTGAAACAGACTTTGTTGCTAGAAATGATAATTTTAAGGAATTAGTTGCTAAGATTTCTCAGCATTTATTGAATAGCGATGTTGAAAATGTTGATGAGGCTTTAGAGGAATCATGGTTTGAAGATGATAGCAAAACTCTTGAAGTTATTATTAAGGAAGCTACAGCTAATATTGGTGAGAAGATTGAGTTACGTAGATTCTCAAGGTTTAAGACTGATGGCATGCTTCATTCATATATTCATATGGGTGGAAAGATTGGTGTTATGGTTGAATTATCAGGTGATGCTGATACTGAAACTGCTAATAATATTGCTATGCAGATTGCCGCTTCTTCTCCAGAATACATCAGTCCTGAAGAAGTTACAGAAGAAGATATTGCCCGTGAAAAGAAAGTATATCGGGAGCAGATGTTAAATGAAGGTAAACCTGAGCATATTATTGATAATATCGTTGAGGGTAAGATCAATAAGTTTTATAATCAGGTATGCCTGAATAATCAGGAATATATTAGGGATACTGATATTTCTGTTGAAGAATATCTTGATGAAAAAGGTGTAACTGTTGAGGACTTTGTTAGATATGAAGTTGGAGAAGGTATTGAAAAAGAAGAAGAAGACTTTGCGGCAGAGGTGCAAGCAGAGCTTAATAAAAATTAA
- the rpsB gene encoding 30S ribosomal protein S2, giving the protein MSVVNMKQLLESGVHFGHQTRRWNPKMERYIFTERNGIYIIDLQQTVKLIDDAYNFVREEASKGSNVLFVGTKRQAQETIKSEAERCEMPYVNQRWLGGMLTNYNTIKKRIDRLEEIEQMEEDGLFEVLPNKEVIELEREHEKLMRNLGGIRHMDGLPDVLYITDARKESIAVQEAIKLDIPIVSIVDSNCDPDLIDHVIPGNDDAIRAVKLITSTIADAVIAGRQSSGEDQQVAEETAQTEDSE; this is encoded by the coding sequence ATGTCTGTAGTTAATATGAAACAGTTATTGGAGTCTGGTGTCCATTTTGGACATCAAACTAGAAGATGGAATCCTAAGATGGAGAGATATATATTTACCGAAAGAAACGGTATTTATATTATTGATCTTCAGCAAACTGTTAAGCTAATTGATGATGCTTATAATTTTGTCCGTGAGGAAGCCAGTAAAGGAAGTAATGTTTTATTTGTAGGTACCAAGCGTCAGGCTCAGGAAACAATTAAATCTGAAGCTGAACGCTGTGAAATGCCTTATGTAAATCAGCGCTGGTTAGGTGGTATGTTAACCAATTACAATACTATTAAAAAGCGGATTGATCGCCTTGAAGAGATTGAACAGATGGAAGAAGATGGTTTATTTGAGGTTCTTCCAAATAAAGAGGTAATTGAGCTGGAGAGAGAGCATGAAAAACTAATGAGAAATTTAGGTGGAATCCGCCATATGGATGGATTACCTGATGTTCTTTATATTACTGATGCTCGCAAAGAATCTATTGCTGTTCAAGAAGCTATTAAGTTAGATATTCCAATCGTTTCAATAGTTGATAGTAACTGTGATCCTGATCTTATCGATCATGTGATCCCAGGAAATGATGATGCTATTAGAGCGGTTAAATTGATTACAAGTACTATTGCCGATGCAGTTATAGCCGGAAGGCAGAGTAGTGGTGAAGATCAGCAGGTTGCTGAGGAAACTGCTCAAACTGAAGATTCAGAGTAA
- a CDS encoding chemotaxis protein CheD, producing MTERSVKVKMAEYGVVESPDQLITIGLGSCVGITLYDKYNKVGGMVHIMLPENRKGLKPAKYADTGIPLLIEEMENLGAKTNYLKAKIAGGAKMFSVSSKDSTLNVGERNVIKVKEVLKDLGIRILGEDTGANYGRTMKFFTDDGRVIITSHKTDDKEL from the coding sequence ATGACAGAAAGATCAGTAAAGGTGAAAATGGCCGAGTATGGAGTAGTAGAATCTCCTGATCAATTAATTACAATTGGCCTGGGTTCATGTGTTGGAATAACACTTTATGATAAGTACAATAAGGTCGGTGGAATGGTACATATTATGCTGCCTGAAAATAGAAAAGGTTTAAAACCGGCTAAATATGCTGATACAGGAATTCCATTGTTAATAGAGGAAATGGAAAATTTAGGAGCTAAAACAAATTATCTTAAGGCTAAAATAGCCGGTGGGGCTAAGATGTTTTCAGTATCAAGTAAAGATTCTACATTAAATGTTGGAGAAAGAAATGTGATTAAGGTTAAAGAAGTTTTAAAAGATTTAGGGATAAGAATTTTAGGAGAAGATACCGGTGCTAATTATGGTCGGACTATGAAGTTTTTTACTGATGATGGCAGGGTTATAATAACTTCACATAAAACTGATGATAAAGAGCTTTAA
- a CDS encoding chemotaxis protein CheC has translation MTEDIFRDLDEMQKDALREIGNIGAGNAATAFSQFLNRKIDMTVPSVEIMPISDVPEITGNIEEIVAGILLEVMGEAPASILFMIDKDSVEKLVGLVTDQEVNFDELDDIEISAVKEIGNIISGSYLNALNKMTNYNMIQSVPECAIDMAGAILSSSMIPLSKSSDHALLIKTQFIDGEEKIEGYFFLIPETGSLKKILEAIGFDLG, from the coding sequence ATGACTGAAGATATATTTAGAGATTTGGATGAAATGCAAAAAGATGCATTAAGAGAGATTGGAAATATTGGTGCTGGTAATGCTGCAACTGCTTTTTCTCAGTTTCTTAATAGAAAAATAGATATGACAGTGCCGTCTGTTGAAATTATGCCTATCTCCGATGTTCCTGAGATTACCGGAAATATTGAAGAAATTGTAGCCGGTATTTTGCTTGAGGTTATGGGAGAAGCCCCGGCTTCAATATTATTTATGATTGATAAAGATAGTGTTGAAAAACTGGTTGGTCTGGTTACTGACCAGGAAGTAAATTTTGATGAATTAGATGATATTGAAATTTCAGCTGTAAAAGAAATAGGAAATATTATTAGTGGTTCATATTTAAATGCCTTAAATAAGATGACAAATTATAATATGATTCAATCTGTTCCTGAATGTGCCATTGATATGGCCGGTGCTATTTTGAGTTCCTCTATGATACCTTTAAGTAAATCCAGTGATCATGCCTTACTTATCAAAACCCAGTTTATTGATGGTGAAGAGAAAATTGAAGGTTATTTCTTTTTGATCCCAGAAACAGGATCTTTGAAAAAAATCTTAGAGGCGATTGGATTTGATCTTGGATGA
- a CDS encoding chemotaxis protein CheW: MLSKFKDESRSEKKIEVKNQYIVFLINDQEFGVEIKQTREIINFTELTEMPSTPDFVKGVINLRGEIVPIVDLYKRLEIDKKERESDDKIIVVEIAGNLIGMQVSEVKGIIRLSEDNIGSAPGLTKQYKRDFIEGVGKLDDRLIILLKLNKVLTQEEVEEISELEV; encoded by the coding sequence ATGTTATCTAAATTTAAGGATGAGAGCAGATCTGAAAAAAAGATTGAAGTAAAGAATCAATATATAGTCTTTTTGATAAATGATCAGGAATTTGGTGTTGAGATAAAACAGACTAGAGAGATAATTAATTTTACTGAGCTAACTGAGATGCCATCAACCCCTGATTTTGTTAAAGGTGTTATAAATTTAAGAGGTGAGATTGTTCCGATTGTTGATCTTTACAAAAGATTAGAGATTGATAAAAAGGAAAGAGAAAGTGATGACAAGATAATTGTTGTTGAGATAGCAGGTAATTTAATAGGGATGCAGGTATCTGAGGTTAAAGGTATTATCAGGTTGAGTGAAGATAATATTGGTTCTGCCCCTGGTCTTACCAAACAGTATAAGCGTGACTTTATTGAAGGTGTAGGGAAGTTAGATGATAGACTTATAATTTTACTTAAGTTGAATAAAGTATTGACCCAGGAAGAAGTTGAAGAAATTTCGGAATTAGAGGTTTAG
- a CDS encoding chemotaxis protein CheW, whose amino-acid sequence MEAVTVDEKENAVRDDYLNDGMHDNTGNKDQFVVFQLGSEEYGVNISQAKEIIKPKNITNVPNTPEHVLGVINLRGQIVPVVDMKKRFSIELDADTETDSSRIITVEVNDALIGIKVDGVNEVVWLDQDKLEPAPEVAGGVRQEYLIGIGKIEDRLLVLVDLNKILFEDTDEIKN is encoded by the coding sequence ATGGAAGCTGTAACAGTTGATGAAAAAGAAAATGCTGTAAGAGATGATTATTTAAATGACGGGATGCATGATAATACAGGGAATAAGGATCAGTTTGTTGTATTTCAGCTCGGGTCTGAAGAATATGGGGTTAATATCTCCCAGGCTAAGGAGATAATTAAGCCGAAAAATATTACTAATGTCCCCAATACTCCTGAGCATGTATTAGGTGTAATAAATTTAAGAGGCCAGATAGTACCGGTAGTTGATATGAAAAAGAGATTTTCTATTGAGCTTGATGCCGATACAGAGACTGATTCCAGCAGGATTATTACTGTTGAAGTTAATGATGCTTTAATCGGGATAAAGGTTGATGGAGTTAATGAGGTTGTCTGGCTTGATCAGGATAAATTAGAGCCTGCCCCTGAGGTTGCCGGTGGCGTAAGACAGGAATATTTAATAGGTATTGGCAAGATTGAGGACCGGCTATTGGTCTTAGTCGATTTAAATAAGATATTATTTGAAGATACCGATGAAATTAAAAATTAA
- a CDS encoding chemotaxis protein CheA: protein MDEQYLQMFFDESDEYIQVLNENILALEQDPDDKDVINSIFRAAHSLKGMAATMGFDRLTSLTHKLENALDKIRNDELKLDTEMIDSLFAGLDLITSIVNDIKDSGEELTEVQDYVDELNEMIASHSGEVAVDSVISNTDNADVSVANDVVLDLSNDEKEEILDNKGETDYIYGVLVELEEDSMLKSVRAYMVLKTAAEVGYIVKSSPTRDEIENEDDDNIGREIKFVLISHLAAEELENELFDIIDVQDVKIDNVELDFSEVKKNKAEKSSSSKKSKSSSNKTNVEVSPTVRVDISKLDTLMNMVGELLINKTRLEGLKLEHDTYNDIIGQLDRVTMELHHVVMQIRMVPIGGIFNRFPRMIRDLSKELDKEVDLIIEGAETELDRSIIDELADPLVHLLRNAVDHGIEQKDVRKEKDKPVEGKILLKAYQKGSEILIEVEDDGKGLDGDKLAEKAIEKGITTREDVENMDEREKLHFIFAPGFSTTEEVSDVSGRGVGMDVVKSVVESLDGQIMIESEKDIGTRFTISLPLTLAITQALMVKIDDEIFAIPLNAISETLTITPDRLKQVRGQDVIVLRDKTIPIKEAARQLNLDVEYGKYKELDEIPVVIVKTGERLVGLVIDELLNQQEIVIKSLGKYLLNVEHISGATIVGDGDVALILDVRNIA from the coding sequence ATGGATGAACAATATTTACAGATGTTTTTTGATGAATCTGATGAGTATATTCAGGTATTAAATGAGAATATCCTGGCACTTGAGCAGGATCCAGATGATAAGGATGTTATTAATTCTATTTTTAGAGCTGCTCATTCTTTAAAAGGCATGGCTGCAACTATGGGGTTTGATCGGTTGACCAGTTTGACCCATAAGCTGGAAAATGCTCTTGATAAGATTCGAAATGATGAGCTAAAGCTTGATACTGAAATGATTGATTCTTTATTTGCTGGTCTTGATTTAATTACTTCTATTGTTAATGATATCAAAGATAGTGGAGAAGAATTAACTGAGGTTCAGGATTATGTTGATGAGTTAAATGAAATGATAGCCTCTCATTCTGGTGAGGTTGCTGTTGATTCGGTTATTAGCAATACTGATAATGCTGATGTTAGTGTGGCCAATGATGTTGTTTTGGACTTGAGTAATGATGAAAAAGAGGAAATTTTAGATAATAAAGGTGAGACTGATTACATATATGGTGTATTGGTTGAGCTAGAAGAAGATAGTATGTTAAAGAGTGTAAGGGCATACATGGTTTTAAAAACTGCCGCAGAGGTTGGTTATATTGTTAAGTCATCTCCAACTAGAGATGAAATTGAGAATGAAGACGATGATAATATTGGCAGAGAGATTAAATTTGTTTTGATTTCCCACCTGGCGGCTGAGGAATTAGAGAATGAGTTATTTGATATTATTGATGTTCAAGATGTTAAGATAGATAATGTTGAACTTGACTTTTCTGAAGTTAAGAAAAATAAAGCTGAAAAAAGTAGTTCTTCTAAGAAATCCAAGAGCAGTAGTAATAAGACTAATGTTGAGGTTTCGCCAACTGTCAGGGTAGATATCTCAAAGCTGGATACCCTGATGAATATGGTTGGTGAGTTATTGATCAATAAGACCAGGCTGGAAGGTTTAAAGCTTGAACATGACACCTATAATGATATTATTGGCCAGTTAGATAGGGTTACAATGGAGCTTCACCATGTTGTTATGCAGATCAGGATGGTTCCAATTGGCGGTATCTTTAATAGATTTCCGAGGATGATCAGGGATTTATCGAAAGAATTGGATAAAGAGGTTGATTTAATTATTGAAGGTGCTGAGACTGAACTGGACCGTTCAATTATTGATGAGCTTGCTGATCCTTTAGTACATCTTTTAAGGAATGCTGTTGATCATGGTATTGAGCAAAAGGATGTCAGAAAAGAAAAGGATAAACCTGTTGAGGGTAAGATTTTACTTAAAGCCTATCAGAAAGGCAGCGAGATCTTAATAGAGGTTGAAGATGACGGTAAAGGCCTTGATGGCGATAAGTTAGCTGAAAAGGCTATAGAAAAAGGAATTACAACCAGAGAAGATGTTGAAAATATGGATGAAAGAGAAAAGCTTCACTTTATTTTTGCTCCAGGCTTTTCAACAACTGAAGAGGTAAGCGATGTCTCTGGCCGGGGTGTCGGCATGGATGTTGTTAAGAGTGTTGTTGAATCCCTTGATGGCCAGATAATGATTGAATCTGAAAAGGATATCGGCACAAGGTTTACTATTTCTCTGCCGTTAACTCTGGCAATAACTCAGGCTTTAATGGTTAAGATAGATGATGAGATTTTTGCAATTCCATTGAATGCTATCAGCGAAACATTAACTATTACCCCTGATAGGTTAAAGCAGGTTAGAGGTCAGGATGTTATTGTTTTAAGAGATAAGACGATTCCGATAAAGGAAGCTGCCAGGCAGCTTAATTTAGATGTTGAATATGGTAAGTATAAAGAGCTTGATGAGATACCTGTTGTCATTGTTAAGACTGGCGAGAGATTAGTAGGTCTGGTAATTGATGAGCTTTTAAATCAGCAGGAGATAGTTATTAAATCTCTTGGCAAGTATTTATTGAATGTTGAGCATATTAGTGGTGCGACTATCGTTGGAGATGGCGATGTTGCCCTGATCTTAGATGTCAGGAATATTGCTTAA
- a CDS encoding response regulator, translating into MAKKVLVVDDASFMRMMIKNILQGTDYQVVAEAGNGREAVDMYSEHNPDLVTMDITMPDMDGIQAVKKILEIDPGANVIMCSAMGQQAMVIDAVEAGAKDFIVKPFKEDRVIGAIKKVFNE; encoded by the coding sequence ATGGCGAAAAAAGTTTTAGTAGTTGATGACGCTTCATTTATGAGAATGATGATAAAAAATATTTTGCAAGGGACTGATTATCAGGTTGTTGCTGAAGCAGGCAATGGCAGGGAAGCTGTAGATATGTATTCAGAACATAATCCTGACCTGGTGACGATGGATATAACAATGCCAGATATGGATGGAATTCAGGCTGTTAAGAAAATTTTAGAGATTGACCCTGGTGCAAATGTTATTATGTGCAGTGCAATGGGACAGCAGGCAATGGTTATTGATGCAGTTGAAGCTGGAGCTAAAGATTTTATTGTTAAACCCTTTAAAGAAGATAGGGTTATTGGTGCTATTAAAAAAGTATTTAATGAATAA
- the codY gene encoding GTP-sensing pleiotropic transcriptional regulator CodY, which yields MANLLDKSRKINRLLQQSGGKPVDFEEMANVLTKAINCNVYILSKKGKILGHSVLDEFECDIMEEKVIENGRFPDEYNDFLLRSNNTRENIEQKGNECVFSEGDECLFQDKLTTVVPVVGGGDRLGTLVLARYGSEFIDEDLVLGEYGAAVVGMEILRSRSEKGEEEARKKAAVTIAIETLSYSELEAIEHIFEELDGEEGLLVASKVADRVGITRSVIVNALRKFESAGVIESRSLGMKGTYIKVLNEYLLGELEKLK from the coding sequence ATGGCGAATTTATTAGACAAAAGTAGAAAGATTAATCGTTTATTACAGCAGAGTGGTGGAAAACCAGTTGATTTTGAAGAGATGGCAAATGTATTAACTAAAGCAATTAATTGTAATGTTTATATTTTAAGTAAGAAAGGAAAGATTTTAGGCCATAGTGTTCTTGATGAGTTTGAATGTGATATTATGGAAGAAAAGGTTATTGAAAATGGACGTTTTCCTGATGAATACAATGATTTCTTATTGCGTTCAAACAATACCAGGGAGAATATAGAACAGAAAGGCAATGAATGTGTATTCTCTGAAGGTGATGAATGTTTATTCCAGGATAAATTGACAACTGTTGTTCCTGTTGTTGGTGGTGGAGATCGTTTAGGAACTCTGGTTCTGGCCAGATATGGCAGTGAGTTTATTGATGAAGATCTTGTGCTAGGAGAATATGGTGCTGCAGTTGTTGGAATGGAGATTCTCCGCTCAAGGAGTGAAAAGGGCGAAGAAGAAGCCAGAAAGAAGGCTGCTGTTACAATCGCTATCGAGACTTTATCGTATTCAGAATTAGAGGCTATTGAACATATTTTTGAAGAGCTTGATGGTGAGGAAGGTTTACTTGTTGCCAGTAAAGTAGCTGATAGAGTTGGTATTACTAGATCGGTTATAGTTAATGCTTTGAGAAAGTTTGAGAGTGCTGGTGTTATTGAATCGAGATCACTTGGTATGAAAGGAACTTATATCAAAGTATTGAATGAATATTTACTTGGAGAGCTTGAAAAATTAAAATAA
- the hslU gene encoding ATP-dependent protease ATPase subunit HslU encodes MSDLTPKEVVAELDKYIISQDEAKKSVAIALRNRYRRKNISDENIKDEIIPKNILMIGPTGVGKTEIARRLAKLAGSPFIKIEVSKFTEVGYVGRDVESMVRDLLETAIRMVKDEKSKEVEKEAARRAKERILEILLPGTSKKDETSTSSKQFQLAPGFNTDTEDDEKDKEDDSEKNKLVERQQRRRERFLERLEDGYFDDKEIEIQVESKTPKTIDIFSNAGVEEMGINMEDLLGSLMPSKTKNKKVTVAEAREIFEEQEADKLIDMDDIIDIARERVQEEGIIFLDEIDKIAGRESDSGPEVSREGVQRDILPIVEGSTVFTKYGPVDTEHILFIAAGAFHVSSPADLIPELQGRFPIRVELNSLSKENFATILRQPENALTKQYRALLETEGLDIVFTDSAIDAIAGYAAQINEQTENIGARRLHTIMEKVLEEISFEAPEMDKGELEIDADYVDDALASVVQDRDLSRYIL; translated from the coding sequence ATGAGTGATTTAACTCCTAAAGAGGTTGTTGCGGAACTTGATAAATATATAATTAGTCAGGATGAAGCCAAGAAATCTGTTGCAATTGCTTTAAGGAATAGATATAGACGGAAAAACATTTCTGATGAGAACATAAAGGATGAAATAATTCCTAAAAATATTTTGATGATTGGACCGACCGGTGTTGGTAAAACTGAGATTGCCAGGAGACTTGCTAAACTGGCTGGTTCTCCATTTATTAAAATAGAGGTTAGTAAATTTACTGAAGTTGGTTATGTTGGTCGTGATGTTGAATCGATGGTTAGGGATCTTTTAGAGACTGCTATTAGAATGGTTAAAGATGAAAAGTCTAAAGAGGTTGAAAAAGAGGCTGCCAGGAGGGCTAAAGAGAGAATTCTGGAGATTTTATTGCCTGGTACATCTAAAAAAGATGAAACTTCAACTTCCAGTAAACAGTTTCAGTTAGCTCCAGGTTTTAATACTGATACTGAAGATGATGAAAAAGATAAAGAGGACGATAGCGAGAAAAATAAATTGGTTGAGAGACAGCAAAGAAGGCGGGAAAGGTTTCTGGAACGCCTTGAAGATGGCTATTTTGATGATAAAGAGATTGAAATTCAGGTTGAAAGTAAGACTCCAAAGACGATTGATATTTTCTCAAATGCTGGAGTTGAAGAGATGGGTATTAATATGGAGGATTTATTAGGCTCTCTAATGCCATCTAAAACTAAAAATAAGAAAGTTACTGTTGCTGAAGCCAGAGAGATCTTTGAAGAACAGGAAGCTGATAAGCTTATTGACATGGACGATATAATTGATATTGCCAGAGAAAGGGTTCAAGAGGAAGGAATTATTTTCCTTGATGAAATTGATAAGATTGCTGGCAGGGAGAGTGATTCTGGACCTGAAGTTTCCCGGGAGGGAGTCCAGCGAGATATTCTGCCTATTGTTGAAGGTTCAACAGTTTTCACTAAATATGGCCCTGTTGATACTGAGCATATTTTATTTATTGCTGCTGGTGCCTTTCATGTTAGTAGTCCGGCAGATCTGATTCCTGAACTTCAGGGTAGATTTCCGATCAGAGTTGAATTAAATAGTCTTTCAAAAGAAAATTTTGCTACTATTTTGAGACAGCCTGAGAATGCTTTAACCAAGCAATATAGAGCATTACTGGAAACAGAAGGATTGGATATTGTATTTACTGATTCAGCAATTGATGCTATTGCAGGTTATGCTGCTCAAATAAATGAGCAGACTGAAAATATTGGTGCAAGAAGGCTCCATACTATTATGGAGAAGGTTTTAGAAGAGATCTCCTTTGAAGCCCCAGAGATGGATAAGGGAGAGCTTGAAATTGATGCTGATTATGTTGATGATGCTCTGGCATCAGTTGTTCAGGATAGAGATTTAAGCAGGTATATTTTATAA
- the hslV gene encoding ATP-dependent protease subunit HslV, which produces MSKHDFSATTIIAVRYKSEIAIAGDGQVTLGDTVMKAGARKIRRLYNDSILAGFAGTSADAFTLFEKFEGKLQQYHGQLERSAVEMAKEWRTDKMLRKLEALLIVANQEKLLLISGTGDVIEPDHDFIAIGSGGSYARAAAQALMAHNSNLSAAEIARESLEIAADICIYTNKNISVDTIGDDDNNE; this is translated from the coding sequence TTGAGTAAGCACGATTTTTCAGCTACGACTATAATTGCGGTTAGATATAAATCAGAGATTGCTATTGCCGGTGATGGCCAGGTAACTCTTGGAGATACTGTTATGAAAGCCGGCGCTAGAAAGATTAGAAGACTGTATAATGATAGTATTCTTGCCGGTTTTGCCGGTACCTCTGCAGATGCATTTACTCTGTTTGAAAAGTTTGAAGGCAAATTACAGCAGTATCATGGACAACTAGAGAGATCTGCTGTTGAAATGGCTAAAGAATGGCGTACTGATAAGATGTTGAGGAAATTAGAGGCACTGCTGATTGTTGCCAACCAGGAAAAGTTATTATTGATATCAGGTACTGGTGATGTTATTGAACCTGATCATGACTTTATTGCTATCGGTTCAGGAGGTTCCTATGCCAGGGCTGCAGCTCAAGCCCTTATGGCTCATAACTCTAATCTTTCAGCTGCCGAGATTGCCAGAGAATCTCTGGAAATTGCAGCTGATATCTGTATTTATACTAATAAAAATATTTCTGTTGATACTATAGGAGATGATGATAATAATGAGTGA
- the trmFO gene encoding FADH(2)-oxidizing methylenetetrahydrofolate--tRNA-(uracil(54)-C(5))-methyltransferase TrmFO, which produces MKEVMVIGAGLAGSEAAWQLASRGIKVKLYEMRPGVKSPAHHTDLPAELVCSNSFRADGLANAAGLLKEEMRQLDSLIMTAADANALPAGRALAVDREAFSRDIKARLESNDNIEIIREEVTEIPVDRPVVIATGPLTSDKMAEAIKALTGEDYLYFYDAAAPIVAADSLNYDIVFKASRYDDGAGDYLNAPMNEEEFFEFWDFLLRAEISLPREFEDDAYFEACLPIEVMAKRGRKTLLYGPLKPVGLKDPRTGKKPHAVVQLRQDNKEGTLYNLVGFQTRLKWGEQDKMLEFIPGLEGAEIVRHGVMHRNTYLNSPLFLKPTYQFKDNPNIFFAGQITGVEGYIESTSSGLVAGINAARMVNGEDGIIFPEETAIGALPNYITDEYKVDFKPMKINFGLLPELDEEIKDKRERNRRRSEFALESLERIKDSYNI; this is translated from the coding sequence ATGAAAGAGGTTATGGTGATTGGTGCAGGTCTGGCCGGCAGTGAAGCTGCCTGGCAGCTGGCCAGTCGGGGGATTAAGGTTAAATTATATGAGATGCGGCCTGGAGTTAAGAGTCCGGCCCATCATACTGACCTGCCGGCTGAGCTTGTCTGCAGTAATTCCTTTAGAGCCGATGGCCTGGCCAATGCTGCCGGGTTATTAAAAGAGGAGATGCGGCAGCTTGATTCTTTGATTATGACAGCTGCTGATGCCAATGCATTACCTGCTGGCAGGGCTCTGGCTGTCGATCGGGAGGCTTTTTCCAGGGATATAAAGGCCAGGCTTGAGTCCAATGATAATATAGAGATAATTAGAGAAGAAGTGACTGAAATTCCAGTGGATAGGCCGGTTGTGATAGCCACCGGGCCTTTAACTTCTGATAAAATGGCCGAGGCTATTAAGGCATTAACTGGTGAGGATTATCTCTACTTTTATGATGCTGCAGCTCCAATTGTTGCTGCAGATAGTTTGAATTATGATATTGTTTTTAAGGCCTCCAGATATGATGATGGGGCCGGTGATTATCTGAATGCTCCGATGAATGAGGAAGAGTTTTTTGAATTCTGGGATTTTCTTTTGCGGGCAGAGATAAGCCTGCCGAGAGAATTTGAAGATGATGCCTACTTTGAGGCCTGTCTACCGATTGAGGTTATGGCTAAAAGAGGTCGGAAGACTTTATTATATGGGCCTTTAAAACCTGTTGGTTTAAAGGATCCCAGGACCGGGAAGAAGCCCCATGCTGTTGTGCAGCTTCGCCAGGATAATAAAGAGGGGACTTTATATAATCTGGTTGGTTTTCAGACCCGGCTAAAATGGGGCGAACAGGATAAGATGTTAGAATTTATACCAGGTTTAGAGGGTGCTGAGATTGTTAGACATGGCGTAATGCATCGAAATACCTATTTGAATTCACCTTTATTCTTAAAGCCGACCTATCAGTTTAAGGATAATCCTAATATTTTCTTTGCCGGGCAGATAACCGGTGTTGAGGGCTATATTGAATCGACCTCATCAGGACTGGTTGCTGGTATTAATGCTGCCAGGATGGTTAATGGGGAAGATGGAATTATTTTTCCTGAAGAGACTGCAATTGGAGCTTTGCCCAATTATATAACTGATGAGTATAAGGTTGATTTTAAGCCGATGAAGATAAATTTTGGACTTTTACCTGAACTTGATGAAGAGATAAAGGATAAAAGGGAGCGGAACCGAAGGCGTTCTGAGTTTGCCCTTGAGAGCCTGGAGAGGATTAAAGACAGCTATAATATTTAA